One region of Sylvia atricapilla isolate bSylAtr1 chromosome Z, bSylAtr1.pri, whole genome shotgun sequence genomic DNA includes:
- the POC5 gene encoding centrosomal protein POC5 isoform X2, with amino-acid sequence MSSDEEQSTSPVLPKDFVQDSSVSPDPQDEYEELFEYTVVTPRFEQCVSRLPEPAPEQRSPGRVSRIIDDASHHKTPVSTSVKQAGMEQPPLSEVTSSQGSTHDPREVNKTTVTELSLPDEKVTQIENILDLWSGSLKTNILTELKNWKLNLIQHHKLQMRQEKEKHATHVKQLQNEVENLKELLHTYEISISRKDEVITNLSKALEKQKERVELMRRFTLWRVQHVKAKQEECAIRMADKHFQTVLMKKVWAAWRSVCEERWKDNVAKACQLRAEDVCVQLTNDYEAKIAELTATVEQTKAEILRLHNERDQYEDTMKKAFMRGVCALNLEAMTMFQSKDSRPDPDIGSRRNDNATSGAGRPPPSQYNQPSPSPPPAAALQMENMFSSHLAHASTPETRLDSDSPVMVTSTTSGSGVTSTQKLPMAKVITSAQQKAGRTITARITGRADMGQKSRAGSLAVMGVAPPMSSVIVEKHHPVTQQTISQAIAAKYPRTVLHSSGSTSARPAGQAGRVLQGQTSVQSIKVVD; translated from the exons GATGAATATGAAGAGCTGTTTGAGTATACTGTAGTGACCCCGAGGTTTGAGCAGTGTGTCTCAAGGTTGCCAGAACCTGCACCAGAACAGAGATCACCTGGCAGAGTTTCAAGGATAATAGATGATGCCAGTCACCATAAGACTCCAG tctcaacATCAGTGAAGCAGGCTGGTATGGAACAACCTCCTCTTTCAGAAGTAACTTCCTCTCAGGGGTCCACACATGATCCAAGAGAAGTCAACAAAACCACAGTGACCGAATTATCTTTACCAGATGAAAAAGTCACTCAAATAGAAAACATACTTGATCTCTGGAGTGGAAGTCTTAAG ACAAATATTCTGACTGAGCTGAAAAATTGGAAACTTAATTTGATTCAACATCACAAGCTCCAAATGAggcaagagaaagagaaacatgCCACACATGTGAAACAACTGCAGAATGAGGTGGAAAACTTGAAGGAGTTACTTCATACTTATGAAATCTCTATTAGCAGGAAAGATGAG gtAATTACTAACTTGTCCAAAgctttagaaaagcaaaaggagagaGTGGAGTTGATGAGAAGGTTTACACTCTGGCGGGTTCAGCATGTGAAAGCCAAACAAGAG GAATGTGCAATTAGGATGGCAGATAAGCATTTCCAGACAGTTTTGATGAAGAAAGTTTGGGCAGCATGGCGTTCTGTTTGtgaagaaagatggaaagacAACGTAGCAAAAGCCTGTCAGTTAAGGGCAGAAGATGTCTGTGTTCAGCTCACCAATGATTATGAAGCCAAAATTGCAGAG CTAACTGCTACTGTGGAACAGACAAAAGCTGAGATTCTGCGGCTGCATAATGAAAGAGATCAGTATGAAGACACCATGAAGAAAGCTTTTATGCGCGGTGTATGTGCTTTGAATCTGGAAGCAATGACCATGTTTCAAAGCAAAGACAGTAGGCCAGATCCTG ATATaggaagcaggagaaatgaTAATGCTACCTCTGGTGCAGGAAGGCCACCTCCTTCACAATATAATCAACCCTCACCATcacctccaccagcagctgctcttcagaTGGAAAACATG ttttctaGTCACCTGGCTCATGCTAGCACTCCTGAGACCAGACTAGATTCTGATTCTCCAGTAATGGTTACTAGCACAACATCAGGATCTGGTGTGACATCAACTCAAAAACTG cCCATGGCGAAAGTCATAACATCTGCACAACAGAAAGCAGGAAGAACTATCACTGCTCGAATCACAGGCAGAGCTGATATGGGACAAAAATCCAGAGCTGGGAGTTTAGCAGTGATGGGAGTTGCTCCACCCATGAGTTCAGTCATTGTTGAGAAACATCATCCAGTCACTCAG caaaCCATATCACAAGCCATTGCTGCTAAGTATCCTCGAACTGTGCTTCATTCCTCTGGCTCCACCTCTGCAAGACCTGCAGGACAAGCTGGGCGAGTGCTCCAGGGTCAAACCAGTGTTCAGTCAATAAAAGTTGTTGACTGA
- the POC5 gene encoding centrosomal protein POC5 isoform X1, with product MEQPPLSEVTSSQGSTHDPREVNKTTVTELSLPDEKVTQIENILDLWSGSLKTNILTELKNWKLNLIQHHKLQMRQEKEKHATHVKQLQNEVENLKELLHTYEISISRKDEVITNLSKALEKQKERVELMRRFTLWRVQHVKAKQEECAIRMADKHFQTVLMKKVWAAWRSVCEERWKDNVAKACQLRAEDVCVQLTNDYEAKIAELTATVEQTKAEILRLHNERDQYEDTMKKAFMRGVCALNLEAMTMFQSKDSRPDPDIGSRRNDNATSGAGRPPPSQYNQPSPSPPPAAALQMENMFSSHLAHASTPETRLDSDSPVMVTSTTSGSGVTSTQKLPMAKVITSAQQKAGRTITARITGRADMGQKSRAGSLAVMGVAPPMSSVIVEKHHPVTQQTISQAIAAKYPRTVLHSSGSTSARPAGQAGRVLQGQTSVQSIKVVD from the exons ATGGAACAACCTCCTCTTTCAGAAGTAACTTCCTCTCAGGGGTCCACACATGATCCAAGAGAAGTCAACAAAACCACAGTGACCGAATTATCTTTACCAGATGAAAAAGTCACTCAAATAGAAAACATACTTGATCTCTGGAGTGGAAGTCTTAAG ACAAATATTCTGACTGAGCTGAAAAATTGGAAACTTAATTTGATTCAACATCACAAGCTCCAAATGAggcaagagaaagagaaacatgCCACACATGTGAAACAACTGCAGAATGAGGTGGAAAACTTGAAGGAGTTACTTCATACTTATGAAATCTCTATTAGCAGGAAAGATGAG gtAATTACTAACTTGTCCAAAgctttagaaaagcaaaaggagagaGTGGAGTTGATGAGAAGGTTTACACTCTGGCGGGTTCAGCATGTGAAAGCCAAACAAGAG GAATGTGCAATTAGGATGGCAGATAAGCATTTCCAGACAGTTTTGATGAAGAAAGTTTGGGCAGCATGGCGTTCTGTTTGtgaagaaagatggaaagacAACGTAGCAAAAGCCTGTCAGTTAAGGGCAGAAGATGTCTGTGTTCAGCTCACCAATGATTATGAAGCCAAAATTGCAGAG CTAACTGCTACTGTGGAACAGACAAAAGCTGAGATTCTGCGGCTGCATAATGAAAGAGATCAGTATGAAGACACCATGAAGAAAGCTTTTATGCGCGGTGTATGTGCTTTGAATCTGGAAGCAATGACCATGTTTCAAAGCAAAGACAGTAGGCCAGATCCTG ATATaggaagcaggagaaatgaTAATGCTACCTCTGGTGCAGGAAGGCCACCTCCTTCACAATATAATCAACCCTCACCATcacctccaccagcagctgctcttcagaTGGAAAACATG ttttctaGTCACCTGGCTCATGCTAGCACTCCTGAGACCAGACTAGATTCTGATTCTCCAGTAATGGTTACTAGCACAACATCAGGATCTGGTGTGACATCAACTCAAAAACTG cCCATGGCGAAAGTCATAACATCTGCACAACAGAAAGCAGGAAGAACTATCACTGCTCGAATCACAGGCAGAGCTGATATGGGACAAAAATCCAGAGCTGGGAGTTTAGCAGTGATGGGAGTTGCTCCACCCATGAGTTCAGTCATTGTTGAGAAACATCATCCAGTCACTCAG caaaCCATATCACAAGCCATTGCTGCTAAGTATCCTCGAACTGTGCTTCATTCCTCTGGCTCCACCTCTGCAAGACCTGCAGGACAAGCTGGGCGAGTGCTCCAGGGTCAAACCAGTGTTCAGTCAATAAAAGTTGTTGACTGA